The genomic stretch CTGATCACATGATGGCACATGATATACAACGACTGAAGCATCCTTTTCTCTTACTGTCACAGACGTAAGGTTTGTCCTGGTCGTCGATGTTAACGGGCTCTGTCCTCCTGCGACTGGATCCTCTGTTctgaaaggaaacaaaacacactctGATATTTACACCTccaatgtatgaatgtgtttttttttagaatttctTTTAACGTGACATGAAGTAACATATTTCGAAAACAACGTTTATTGTGATCATTTGGTATGAAACAAAGACCCAAtcactttttcatttaataGATTTACTCTCTTCTTttaccaaaaacacacacacacaaatgtgtgtttctgtgtacctgctgtgtctctgtctgtgtgacaCTCACTTtgcttctgtttctgttctttctctttggAGTATCCATGTCAAAGTCTTCATCATCATGGAGACCGTCCCCATTTTCCTCCGCCTCCAGAACTCTCTttagagcacaaacacacacaaacagacagtagGAGGGTTAGGTTAAAGTACAAATATGCCTGTGGGTTACTATTTCGACAATAAACATACCACTCTACATAATGCACACATtgtaatagtataataaaatACCTGTATTTCCAGCAACGTGTCCTCCTCCttacaaatgttgttttttttctccagcagaCTGTCCCCCCTCAGGAGGGCCTCCAAAGCTGTGGCCTCCCCTGGGGGCCCCTCGCGCTTAGGGGCTAGTTCGGCTTCTGACGAGGTAGTGGCAGAAGAGAGTAAGAAAAAGCATTTGATGAGgcaggtgtttgtttgtgtgtgtgtgtgtgtgtgtgtgtgtgtgtgtgtgtatgtgtgtgcgtgtgtgtgtgtgtgtctgagccaATGTCCTTACCAATGCAAATGTACAGCATTTCAAAACTTTATGGAATATCATCCAGACTAAAGTTTTGCTGACCATATTAAACTCAAAAGTTAAATGACTTAAAGGACCCATGGCATaacaatttcacttcatgagttttttttaacattaatatgcgttccccagcctgcctatgacccccctagtggctagaaatggcgttcggtgtaaaccgagccctgggtatcctgctctgcctttgagataATGAAAGTTCAGattgggccgatctggaatcctgccccttatgaggtcataaggagcaaggttacctcctctttctctgctttgcctgcccagagaatttgaaagagaaagaaagagatttcagatacagtattaggaaaccactaagatctatataaaagcatccgaggagcaccatgtcatgggacctttaaatgttcTCTACTGGCTATCTGCAAGCCACTTGAATAACCTGCTTTGTCCCAGATGACATGACCGGCATCTTCAAAGTTATCTCATTTAGAAAGCATTTTCAAAGCCTTTTTTGAATGAACAGCATGCCCATTGACCAAAGCGGGATGTAAAGGGAGTTTTAGTATCAGTGGCACCAGGTgcacagtaaaagaaaaagaaaataatgaatgaaattgttATTCTCCACGGGGATGAACTTGCTGCAGCATTGAATCTCTGTCCTCGTCTTTGATCTCCAACACCAAGATGAACAGAATGAAGTAAGGATGTGATATGAAAAGCAGGCAATGTGCAAGGCTAGTAAGGCTCGGAGATGTTCTTAGTGAATACAGAGCTTCTTCACCTCTGGGTGggtctcccccctcctccccctccacctcctcctctcatttctttgtgtgtatttgtgtgggtTGACTTGCTGGCACTGACAAGACATTTCTCCTCTCCCCACTCTGTATTCCCCCCTTCACCTCTGTTCTCTGTTGacaccctctctccccctttatACTACATCCCTCCTAAAGCCTTTGCTTTCCTCTCCCCTAGTTTCTCGGCCCTCACCCACCCTCCTTCCCCTTTATAACCTTCTCGTCCTACACCCCCAACCCGTACGAACAAACCCCCATACACGCTCACACATATATTGATTTAAATCCACTGCTGAATTTAAAGTGGCATATCACCAATTTTACACATGTAGGTCAGTGTATTTGCCAGAAGGAGTACTAGCTCGGGAAAGCACTAAGCAGTTGTATGATGTTGTCTGTGGCTGTTGAGGAGCTttccaaactttaaaaaatgaaccctgatgatgtcacagcGATGTCACTGGGGTTATCTGGGGTTGGAAGGGTTTGAGGCTTACATGTTTTTAACAGAAAGTCTGCATTTCATACTAGACATGTGGGGTTTAAAAGAAGTGAGCATTTGGGAGGGGGNNNNNNNNNNGAAGAGGCCTTTGAGTGGttttgtgggaaatgtaggatccagaaTTTTAAGAGCTTGATCGACACTACAAACTAAAATCGGGATATGCAACACTAAATCACTGTTGTGATTCAGTAATTTGTAAATTTAGTAAATTGGCCAATACCATAGCCCCCCTGATATTACAATTAGGGTTAGGaactaagaaaaaaatgagaaaaaatacaataaaggaaGTAAACTTAAACTAAATGCTCATTGCTTTTTTGTACATCTTAAATGTATGTGAGGTATCCCAAAAATATTGTGTTCCTATGCATTAGCTTACCCCTTTTTTGTAACCCTGATCAGAGTTTACACTGAGGGAAACAAAATGGCTGCTGAGGCAAGGCCACTGACTTGTGGAGCTGCGACATAAGAAGAAGAGGGTCCACATTACAAAACAAGGAGTTAATTTCTGGTTTTGTACTATTTTAAAGTAGCGTTGTGACAGAGCCTCTGTGtatcttcacacacacacacacatacacagacaaaccTCTCTGCTCAGGAagcattaaataaacataaagtTTTTCCAAAAGCCTGAAAGGGGAGCACTCACATTCCTCTGTCGTGTTATGATAGATATCTGGGCCAATCTGCCGAAATGgatcactgaaaaacaaaactggagACTCTTTTACTCTACaaaggattttctgcttttgtaaacTACAGTGCATCACTAGTCTTTCCATTGCCGTGTTTTACTTGGTTGGCTGCTTGCTTCCAGGGAGTTTAttccaaaccccccccccccaaatgaaAATGACTCTTCTCCTTAAAGCCGAATCATTCTTGGTGAAACGCTCCGGAGTATTATATTGCGTCTGGAAGACAGCGAGGGGGAAACAATAGTGTAGCAAAGCCGAAACAAAGACTTGCCTTTATTTCTCCCCCCTTATCAGGTTCCTGGTGCATTCCTTTGCTAAAATCCCctataccacacacacatgaaaaaaatgtgcacaCTTTCACCTCATAAGACTCACTTACATTCTAATGCCTCATGGACAAATGATTATAGAGGCCCAGTTAGGGTGCTTCTGTGCTTCTGAACGAGAGTCATGTGTGGGGGGTGTTTGTGCGCTTATacatatgtgcatgtatgtctACTGCCAGAGAACAGTGAGAGGAGGCATTGATTCAGGAGAGAGAATGAACCTGGAGACCTGGCTAGAGAGACGGGCTAACCAGAGCCAGATGGTCAGATAGTAACGCCAATGAGCACGCCTAAAGCTCTTTGCAGCTAGCCAAGAGCACAGAGGGCACAAACACAATGTGCATTTTAGGTGAAGGGTGAACACAAAAAGGACTGGCAGCACAAGTTAAAGTGGTTTTCATTGTATAACTGTGGTCAATACTGGTGTGTCTATGACATTCACTGTGCATgcatggcagtgtgtgtgtgtgtgtgtgtgtgtgtatgtgtgtgtgtgtgtgtgtgtgtgtgtgtgtgtgtgtNNNNNNNNNNNNNNNNNNNNNNNNNNNNNNNNNNNNNNNNNNNNNNNNNNNNNNNNNNNNNNNNNNNNNNNNNNNNNNNNNNNNNNNNNNNNNNNNNNNNgcacacacacacacacacacacacacacacacacacacacacacacacacacacagtcacagtcacagtcacacacagtctTGGTTTCCTGACACTTAATATCCTGCTTTCAGTGCTAAGGCTTATGGTTCACACATATTTAGAAAACTCTTGCTGTTATTCAGATTCCTGAAAGTCTCATTAAACCTGGAATTTTAGGTACTTTATCAGACATATAAGGTGTAGAAATCTTACTTATTGTTGAGAATGGTCATATTCAGTCTTACCCCACTGAATAATGTAAATACTCAGCAGAGGAGACGTCTTgtctttgaatttaaaattgtCTAATCATATTCCACAATTAGCTAAGTAGGAGAAAGAGATGAAGGGGAATAAGCATATATTTACAACTTTCAGCAGGAGCCAATAAAAACAAGAGAAGGGGTAGGGATAAACCCAGAATAAATGCATATAATGTGAGTTAGGTCTGCCACAAAGTACAGGGTGTGTCCTAAAGGGCTTTGCATACAAGATGGAGGACAGGCTATTTGTGTCCAGCGCTCAGTAAAGAGCAGATTGTTCCCTCTGGTTGTGCAGGCGACCCAAATGTGCATTCCCACTGCATGTCTCAGGGTAAGCAAGTGTACAAAAGAGAGGTTGACTTGCTTTTTTATCAAGGGAGGAGAACTATACATTAAACCCTTGCTATCCATCCAGATTTAcgcttttttgctttttgctcagagttagatgagaagatgggTACCAGTCTTTGTGTGTTCAATATGCAGTACAATcagtagctagttagcttagcttagcataaggacAGAAAACGGGGGTAAAAACTAGCCTGGCTCTCTGCAAAGGTGACAAAATCTGCCAACCAGCACTCTgcaattttattaatttactcATTAGATTTTGCAATGAACCAACATAGGTTGGTTTCCTGGCAAACACAGTCTCCATTACTCCAGAAAATCCCTAGAAATAGTCTAGCACTTAACCCTCCATAAAACCACAATTTCTTTCAACAGTAAACCAAATCTACAGTGGTTGAAACGTAAACATTCCCACATTTTGAAAGTTATATCAGTGGCATGAATTTGTTCAGTGGATCAGGTGGTGTTTCCCACCTGGCTGGCGGTGGCACTTCTCCATCCAGATGTAGCAGTTGTTCTGTGCTACACCAGTTTGCGAGTCCAGGAAGGGCATGCGCACGCTGCGTTCGGCACAGAGACGGGCATTGTAGCTGCGGCAGTGTTCGATAGCCTCCCTATAGAACTGGTCACCAAGCCTGGAcaaagacagacggacagataGAGAATGTGATGGAAAACAGTCAGATACACAGACAAGAAGAATCAGGCTTAATAtcatttacttttacattaaCTCCCCCTTGCATTTAACATCTGACTTAGGTTACCCACAAGTAACATTATAGTCACATTTCTGCAATTGATCTAAGCAATTTGAAGCATGCTGCTTTGATTTCTGCTTTCCGTGCGCTGAGTCATCCCTGCTCCTAAAGCCCTgtcagctaaatgctaacatttttGGATAGTTAATGGCTGTAACATGTGCTGGGCGGCTGATGATTTGGTACGGTCTGCAAATCAAGTATGAGCAGGGGCCTGTCCAGTCCTAGTGAACATTAGCTAAATATAACAAGCCCAGACTTCTTTCCGCATGTCGGCTCGGTTTGTTGTGTAAAGTACGGATTTGCCGCATGAATCGGATGAAGCATAAAGACAACTGAGCTGAAAAGGAACATCTATTCACAATggcacacatgcagaaaaaaacaatgataaaccATAATAACAGAagattttttctctctgtctaagTGATAGATAAGGGAGATTGCTGGATCAAAGTCCAtacaacactaacacacacgTGCACTCACCGTCAACTGAAAAGAGGGTAAATCAGGATGTGAGCCATCAATAGTCTCTACAATCAGTCTAAAGGTAAGATTTTTAAagctcagagaaaaaaaagattaactcACTTATGccaaaaattaaatatcttgagtgggttatttttttatataatggCATAGCTGAAATCCAGAGAGGAGGATAAAGGAAAGTCAGCTCTGATGGAGTCTGATATTTAGCCAGCAGAGGCACACATGCATGGCTCAGCTCCAGAGGCAGTGCACTGAACTAGTCAACCATCTTTGGGCACAGTTTACTGTTTAGTTTACTAAATGAGACAGTCATGAGTAGAAGTTGCTGTAAGCATCCTCATTTATGCTAGTATCTAATCAGTGaattaaaagttgaaaaaaaagagaaaagaatgcCACGAGAATCTGTCGCTGCTAGAAAGTTACCCAAATCAGCAGGatcttgtctgtctctctgtttatgTGCATACATGTCTATCTGCCTGCCCATCAAACCGTCTCTCTGACTGGCCGGGCACAGATATGTAAAGAATTTTAAGCTGGACAAAGACCAGCACTCTGGTCACTGTGACTCTCACAAAGACGTGCAGTGTTTGGAGGTGCAGGGAGCAGAGGGTggatggaggaggaaaaggatAGGG from Etheostoma cragini isolate CJK2018 chromosome 18, CSU_Ecrag_1.0, whole genome shotgun sequence encodes the following:
- the dpf3 gene encoding zinc finger protein DPF3; this translates as MATVIHNPLKSLGDQFYREAIEHCRSYNARLCAERSVRMPFLDSQTGVAQNNCYIWMEKCHRQPGGKHHLIRHWLRHTHTHAHTYTHTHTHTHTHTQTNTCLIKCFFLLSSATTSSEAELAPKREGPPGEATALEALLRGDSLLEKKNNICKEEDTLLEIQRVLEAEENGDGLHDDEDFDMDTPKRKNRNRSKNRGSSRRRTEPVNIDDQDKPYVCDNRYKQKHNSKKAEEVCGKRYKNRPGLSYHYTHTHLAEEEGEEEKEMEMAPSPPYNADNHKPQKAPDGSIIPNDYCDFCLGDQDSNRKTGQAEELVSCSDCGRSGHPTCLQFTDNMMQAVRTYQWQCIECKSCSLCGTSENDDQLLFCDDCDRGYHMYCLKPPMTKPPEGSWSCHVCLDLLKDKASAYGEA